AAAACAGTCTTTTGCCTACAGATATTAGAGAAGCAGAGGGGGTGATGGGACAGGGTTCTCAGAGAGTAGGAAGACGGTTGAAGGATGGTAGATGCATGGAGAGATTGGTCAAGAGATGGGTGGCGAGGCTGGTGGGTGGATAAAGAGAGGAAGAGTAGACAGGCAGAGGGATTGTCACACTGAAGGAGAGAGGGCTATATTCAAGGCAATCAGACTTGATGATTGCACAAGGGAAGAAGAGGTAGCACAAAGAATCAGGTGTACACGCAAGCAAGCTTGTACTGAAAGAGCTGGTTCAGGAAGAGGGAGAATAGGAACAGGGTTTGGGAAGGGGGACGAGAGATGGCAGAgaagcaggagggggaaagatCCCTTGAGGAAGGAGAGCGAAGAGTCggcgctgggctccccggggaacaGCTCGGGCACAGCCTCGGCCCccatccgccgccgccagccccacgcacccaggagcagtgcggccagccccgccagccctgcgtcccggcaccgccgcatcccgccgctccgccgcccgcgcctcgctgcgccccgccagccctgctctctgctccggccgccgcgcctcctctccgccgcctcctctcctctccgccgccgccagctccgccccggggctcagccctgcgccggcGCCGCTCGGGGGCTCGCCCGGCCTGAGAGGGCTCAGGGGCTCCGCACGGGCACCACTTGCGGCAACTGCCAAAGGGActctccccgtcctcctccagcAAGGAGAAGCCGGCACagcgccagctgcagcctggcacagcagcagggcccTGGCCCAGGCCATGCACCAGCTTCCCCGAGCTGTCTCCCAGCTCCGGGGCTGGAACCGGCAGCCACGGATTTCCTCTGGGTGGGAGTGAGGAGGCTGAGAGCCTCCCTTCAGCTGCCGCTGTGCAGTCCCAGCACCATGCCCCAAAGCTGTGTTGTGGCAGAGGGAATGTGAGGACAAATGTGCCCATGGGCGGGCAGGAGTCAGGGAGAACCGGGAAAGTGTTGGTGGGTGTCACAGAGTCAGGATGTGGGTGAGAGGTCATCTACATCAACACCTGATTGGAACAAACCACATTGCTCAAGGTCACATTCAGTCCCGTGTTGAACACCTCCCAGGATGAAGactgcacagcctccctgggaaatACATTCGTTGACTCACTGTTTCTTTTAGTCTTCTGTTTCATGACAATTCCTGGTGTTCCAGATGCTGTCCATTGCCTCTACTCCTGTCATAGGGCACTTCCAGAGTATCTTCGCTGCCTCCTCTGAACAAGTGGTTCCTGGACCTGCTCAGAACACTTGAACTAACACAGCTCAGTGTTCCGCCTGTTCCCCACAGGCAGTGTTTGCTAAAGCCTTGGTGGGAGTGTCTTCCTTCACACCTCTCATGTTCCTCATGAGATCAAGAAACAGTATGGGTTCTACTGCTGATCCCTGAGAGACCCCACTAGTAAATGTTTGCCCCACTGATCACAACACTTTCTGCCTGACTTTCCAGTTAATTTTCCTCTCAGTTTATCATTCTCTAACTAATTTATCACAAATTTGGCTATTAAggcctcttaccacaaaaaagacattggggtgctggagcgggtccagagaagggcaacaaagccggtgaggggtctggagaataaatcttatgaggagaggctgagggagctgggggtgttcagcctggagaaaaggaggctgagaggagaccttatgctctctataactccctgaaaggagggtgtagagaggcagcgGGTTGGTGAGAACATCTGCTtagagagaggctgggacacagcagaggtcttttttttgtttgttttatgcacTAAAAAAGGGTCTCCCTGGGCCAGGTTACTCTTTGTAGGATGATGAAGAACACATGGCTCCTGTCCAGGCTTCAATCTCCCCACTCAGTAGTGGCcttggctcctttgtgacagggtaaccaggctgctcctcacccaaccttgtgctctgcttcctcccttcttctcttccaggtgcacctccagccccaagacatgtcctgctacaaccagtgcctgccctgccggccctgtggcccgaccccactggccaacagctgcaatgagccctgtgtcaggcagtgccagaactccaccgtcgtcattgagcctcctgctgtggtggtgaccctgcccggccccatcctcagctccttcccacagaacaccgtggtgggatcctccacctccgctgctgttggcagcatcctcagctgtgatggagtgcccatcacctctgggtgctgtgacctctctggcatttccagccgctactatggcagaaggtccctcccCTGTTAAAGATTCTGGGGAAGCCCCAGGGAGAGACCTTGAGGAGctcagaacatggtgctgggTGGAGCATCAAGCTTTAGAATGTTGTTTTCAGCACAGATgaatggctttgcttttctttctcttttccttgtttgcttcatATGCTCTTAGTAGCAAGGTTCCCTCAAGGTCAACCTGTTGGACACcatctgtcccctctccctctaTGGGACAGGCAGACAGACATCATGCATGAACTTCTTCATGACCAAGGACCGCAAACTCACAGCTGCCCCTGGGGCTCCATGAACTGGTGGCCCCGACCTGGAGTGACTTTGTTTCCCACTTTTCactcattaaagttctgctgcattcaaGTGTGGCCTCCAGGTTGTCCTTTGCTCTGTGGACACTCTCCAAGTTGCCAAAAGAGAAGGGGTGGAAGGGGGTAAGACCACAAGGAGATCTATTCCCGTTCACAGAGGAGAGGTTGGTTGGGACATCCTGCAGTGACTCCTCTTTTGGAACCAtcccttggagctgaggaagacatccctggctgctctgctgccagtgaccaTCAGGTCATGCCTTGCTTTATATCAGGCAAAAATtgtccaggaaggcaggaggcccTGAGGTCTCAGCAGCCCCATGAGCTCTTGAGCAAGGCCGTTCCTCTTGCTAtggccagagctgctctggggtgtTGGGGTGAAGGCTGTGGGGCTCTGGAAGATGAGTTGCTTGCAGAATGGCAGGAGTGGTAATGAAGGGAACAGCCTTTGGGATGacctctcccctccaccacccaatCTAGGGGCTATGGCCTGGAGGCATCAGCAGGGTGGAGTTGTCCATGCTGCTGGACGCATCAAGGCTCAAAAGTGGAGCTGAGCATGTGGGAGCTGAGAGtgctcagcacagaaatgggacagtgaaatgatgtatttctgaaggagatCAAATTGCTGTGATAGAGAACATGCAGGAGACCATGAAGGTCATCCAGGAAGAGGGTACTGGGTGAACTTCCCATGAGTGCTGAAGGCAGGTGCAGAGCCCTGAACTGCTTCTTTGGTCCTTGCAATGAATCTGTGCTCAGGAATTGGCTGCCATTCTTTGAGGGAGAGGACTTTTTTCCATGCAGATCTCATCCCTTCTTATCAGTGGAAATGTCTCTTGGCAGCCACTACAGTCCCATATCCATTTCCTGCATGAAAATCCAGATGTCTTGACAAAAGTAAACAGATGCAAGGATTGCAATGCCCTGACTCGTCTCCTGCACTGAGAATGGAATTATGGCTCATCAAGTCCAGTTTAGATTGAAGACCAAAAgtttcagtctctcttccctgATGTCTTCCGTCCAAAGGTGCTGGAGGGCTTCCTCAGGCCAGGGGACCTATCCATCGCCATCTACATGGCCCAGCTGTACTTCTTCCAGATCCTGGGAAGTCAACAACGCTTTCTCTACATTCCCATGACCTAGGCCACTGCTTGACTATGTCCAACCCACTGCACTCTGAGGCCATCGTGCACCAGGCTGTGTGTGTCTGGCAGGTGGCAGGGACAAGACTGGCCAGTTCCCTGTCTCATTCTCTGCCTGCAGTGCTCACCTCTCATAGTGCTTCCTGCAGGCCCAACCACATCCTCCACTTCTTGGGTCATCCcccagttctcatccaccaactcgACTGACCAAAATGGGGCAATCCTTCTGTGGACTAGATCCGTCCAGTGACctgtgccctggagagggggcagcACATTGTACTGTGCTGTGGGAgtgatggagcactggcacaggtatcCCAGGGAGTTTGCCCAGTTTCCCTCTTTAGAGATTTTCAAAAaccacctggacatggtcctgggcaactggctgtggatggccctgcttgagctgggtggggggagtggaccagatgacttccaggggtcccttccaacctcagctattctgtgattcattctgtgagagcagctgatgtggagcagctctgggttGCCACCCTCTGACGGGATGGAAGGTTATCTGTactgtcctctctttctttctagtcTTAGTGCTAATAAAGGGCATTTTCAGGAATGCTTTGAAGAGGCTGAGTGCCTTTCTTAGTGGGATCAGTCAGTGTCATTTCTGGTGCCCCAGCCTCAGGGTTTGCAGCCTgtggggtctagagaacaagtcatatgaggaaaggctgagggaactgggcatgtttagtttggagaagaggaggctgaggggagacctcatcaccctctacaactacctgaaaaaagGGTGTTGAGAGGatagtgttggcctcttctcccaagtgaataatgacacgcccagaggaaatggtatgacattgcagcaagggaggtttagattaggtattaggaagaattactttactgagagagtggtcaggcactggaatggcctgccaagggaggtggtggagtcaccatccctggaggtatttaagaaacgtggagacatggcacttcagggcatgttctagtgcccgagattgttgtggttttggttttttttgtgtgtgtgtatggttggactcgatgatctcaaaggtccaccaatgaagattctgtgattctgtcattctgtgg
The Numenius arquata chromosome 23, bNumArq3.hap1.1, whole genome shotgun sequence genome window above contains:
- the LOC141474793 gene encoding feather keratin Cos2-3-like, with translation MSCYNQCLPCRPCGPTPLANSCNEPCVRQCQNSTVVIEPPAVVVTLPGPILSSFPQNTVVGSSTSAAVGSILSCDGVPITSGCCDLSGISSRYYGRRSLPC